The sequence TATCGTCCAATTGCGAGGCGGATTTCGTTAAAAAAAATCACTCCCTATATTAATAAGGATGAAAAGATCTTCGAGGATGCTTTATTGGTTAACACGCTAGAGAGTTTGGAGCAGACTCAATTTTTACTAAAAAAAGTAGAGGCGAATGAATTAGACCGAGAGGATGTCATCCAGCTGCACGAATCTGTCTCCTTAAAGGAAGAGGATTACAACCTTTTAAAATCAAAAGTGACTGAGCTTGCTCAATTTATTCAAGAAAAGCAGCTGCCGCAGGACTCGGCAAAAGCTTATCATATTAATATTGTTGGATTTCCGATGCAACAGGGCAAAGAAACGAGACGCAGAAACTAAGCGTCTCGTTCTTTTAGCTGTCGAGAAATAATTGCTTTTGCGAGGGTTTCATGACTAG comes from Bacillus tuaregi and encodes:
- a CDS encoding ArsR/SmtB family transcription factor — its product is MEDIYYVEDLEQLKILSDPMRVKILWELDHGALTGKMLSVKLGLPASKMRYHLTTLEQAGLVEIERTEIKNGIVQKFYRPIARRISLKKITPYINKDEKIFEDALLVNTLESLEQTQFLLKKVEANELDREDVIQLHESVSLKEEDYNLLKSKVTELAQFIQEKQLPQDSAKAYHINIVGFPMQQGKETRRRN